The Streptomyces sp. NBC_00670 genome window below encodes:
- a CDS encoding ABC transporter ATP-binding protein produces the protein MIDVQNLTKRYGRKTVVDGLTFTVRPGTVTGFLGPNGAGKSTTLRMVLALTRPDAGTARIAGHAYPDLGYPARHVGALLETSGPHRGLTAARHLGWIARSNRIPRRRVAEVLDTVGLGDSARQRIGTFSLGMAQRLGLAAALLGDPPVLILDEPFNGLDAEGIRHLRELLRARAAEGRTVLVSSHLMTEMSLVADRLVVVGGGRLLADTGMADFIRRHGRTYVRVRTAEPLRLHQELERKGAVLRFAPDGSLEVEGVAAAEISRLAAAEGLALDELGTHTGSLEDTFLELVAERAAGAGGAGGAAGAAGARAEGPKEGGTTDV, from the coding sequence GTGATCGACGTCCAGAACCTGACCAAGCGGTACGGCCGGAAGACCGTCGTGGACGGTCTGACCTTCACGGTGCGCCCCGGCACCGTCACCGGATTCCTGGGCCCCAACGGCGCCGGGAAGTCGACCACCCTGCGCATGGTGCTCGCCCTGACCCGCCCGGACGCCGGTACCGCGCGCATCGCCGGGCACGCCTACCCGGACCTCGGATACCCGGCCCGCCACGTGGGCGCGCTCCTGGAGACCTCCGGTCCGCACCGCGGTCTGACCGCCGCCCGCCATCTGGGCTGGATCGCCCGGAGCAACCGCATCCCCCGCCGGCGCGTCGCCGAGGTACTGGACACGGTCGGCCTCGGCGACTCGGCGCGGCAGCGCATCGGCACCTTCTCCCTCGGCATGGCGCAGCGGCTCGGACTCGCCGCCGCCCTGCTGGGCGATCCACCCGTGCTGATACTCGACGAGCCGTTCAACGGCCTGGACGCGGAGGGCATCCGTCACCTGCGCGAACTGCTGCGCGCGCGGGCCGCGGAGGGCCGTACCGTCCTGGTCTCCAGCCATCTGATGACCGAGATGTCACTGGTCGCCGACCGGCTGGTCGTCGTCGGCGGGGGCCGGCTCCTCGCCGACACCGGCATGGCGGACTTCATCCGCCGCCACGGACGGACCTACGTCCGGGTGCGCACGGCCGAACCCCTGCGGCTCCACCAGGAACTGGAGCGGAAGGGGGCCGTGCTGCGGTTCGCCCCGGACGGCAGCCTGGAGGTCGAGGGCGTGGCGGCGGCCGAGATCAGCAGGCTGGCCGCCGCCGAGGGACTCGCCCTGGACGAACTCGGCACCCACACCGGCTCCCTGGAGGACACCTTCCTCGAACTGGTCGCCGAAAGAGCGGCGGGAGCAGGGGGAGCAGGCGGAGCGGCAGGAGCAGCGGGAGCGCGAGCCGAAGGGCCCAAGGAAGGCGGCACCACCGATGTCTGA
- a CDS encoding sensor histidine kinase, whose product MADLPPRRLLVLDGLAALGLTLLAQLSPLRPAPGAGVADGTVWLLSASAALPLVVRRLWPVPVFGWVLVTACVALPFGLGPTSFLAAAYALYLVAVGRTRPPGRSPVVVGAVSAVGAAALTVTGGQGQQGGTRAVQAVFALLVLGATWAAGSAVRERRESVRRVIGEAAERAKVEERLRIARDLHDVVTHSVGLIAVKAGIANHVVATRPEEAREALAVIEDVSRRALRDMRATVKVLRREPDGSAELRPVRGLSDLPALVATARAAGVEVDLRSRCAPEELPDGVALSAYRVVQEALTNVIKHAAPTRCRVRLGTERGVLAIEVADEGPGPGHRVALPGGGLGLVGMRERAAAHGGTLTAGPRTDGTGFRVSVTLPY is encoded by the coding sequence ATGGCCGACCTCCCGCCCCGGCGTCTGCTCGTGCTCGACGGACTGGCCGCCCTCGGACTCACGCTGCTCGCGCAGTTGTCGCCGCTGCGGCCTGCCCCCGGCGCCGGCGTGGCCGACGGCACCGTGTGGCTGCTGTCGGCGAGTGCCGCGCTGCCGCTGGTCGTGCGGCGGCTGTGGCCCGTACCGGTCTTCGGGTGGGTGCTGGTCACGGCCTGTGTGGCGCTGCCGTTCGGCCTCGGGCCGACCTCGTTCCTCGCCGCGGCGTACGCGCTGTACCTGGTGGCCGTCGGGCGCACGCGTCCCCCCGGCCGGTCCCCGGTCGTCGTCGGGGCGGTGAGCGCGGTGGGCGCGGCGGCGCTCACGGTGACCGGCGGGCAGGGCCAGCAGGGCGGGACGCGGGCGGTGCAGGCCGTGTTCGCGCTGCTGGTCCTCGGCGCCACCTGGGCGGCCGGTTCCGCGGTCCGTGAACGGCGGGAAAGCGTGCGGCGCGTCATCGGGGAGGCGGCCGAGCGCGCCAAGGTCGAGGAACGCCTGCGCATCGCGCGCGACCTGCACGACGTCGTCACGCACAGCGTGGGGCTGATCGCCGTCAAGGCCGGGATCGCCAACCACGTGGTCGCCACCCGCCCCGAGGAGGCGCGGGAGGCCCTGGCCGTGATCGAGGACGTCAGCCGCAGGGCCCTGCGCGACATGCGGGCCACGGTGAAGGTGCTGCGCCGGGAACCGGACGGCTCCGCGGAGCTGCGGCCGGTGCGCGGGCTGTCGGACCTGCCCGCACTGGTGGCGACGGCGCGGGCGGCGGGCGTCGAGGTCGACCTGCGGTCCCGGTGCGCGCCGGAGGAACTGCCGGACGGGGTCGCGCTGTCGGCGTACCGCGTCGTGCAGGAGGCTCTGACCAACGTCATCAAGCACGCCGCGCCCACCCGGTGCCGGGTGCGGCTCGGCACGGAGCGGGGGGTGCTGGCGATCGAGGTCGCCGACGAGGGCCCCGGGCCCGGCCACCGGGTCGCCCTGCCGGGTGGAGGACTGGGCCTGGTCGGGATGCGGGAGCGGGCCGCCGCGCACGGCGGCACCCTCACGGCCGGACCCCGCACGGACGGCACGGGCTTCCGGGTCTCGGTGACCCTGCCGTACTAG
- a CDS encoding response regulator transcription factor, translating into MHINLFILCDDPVSLAGLESIIDKEEGVSLIGRSVTAGDGMRCLDDSRVKPHVVILGEPPSKRSICENVQQILTRYRLDKSRPKIIVVSQNDDDDVVLTAVRVGVNGYLTRMRSAEELLDSIQLVAKGGAAFSQTIAARFSRYFSSVPKFSEPTALSGLTSRELEILTLLASGLGNRQIARRLFLAEKTVRNYVSRILTKLQVHDRASAALLARDAGLGAPAAVPS; encoded by the coding sequence GTGCACATCAATCTGTTCATTCTCTGCGATGACCCCGTTTCCCTGGCCGGACTGGAATCCATCATCGACAAGGAGGAAGGAGTAAGCCTCATAGGCCGGTCCGTGACGGCGGGCGACGGCATGCGATGTCTGGACGACTCCCGTGTCAAACCCCACGTCGTCATCCTGGGCGAGCCGCCCTCCAAGCGGAGCATCTGTGAGAACGTCCAGCAGATCCTCACGCGCTACCGCCTCGACAAAAGCCGCCCGAAAATCATCGTGGTCTCGCAGAACGATGACGACGACGTGGTCCTCACCGCCGTACGGGTCGGGGTCAACGGTTACCTCACCCGCATGAGATCCGCCGAGGAACTGCTCGATTCCATTCAGCTGGTGGCCAAGGGCGGAGCGGCCTTCAGCCAGACGATCGCCGCCCGGTTCAGCAGATATTTCTCCAGCGTGCCGAAGTTTTCCGAACCGACCGCACTATCGGGTCTGACCAGCCGTGAGCTGGAGATTCTCACACTGCTCGCGAGTGGCCTGGGAAACCGCCAGATAGCCCGCCGGCTCTTCCTCGCCGAGAAGACGGTACGCAATTACGTTTCGCGGATACTCACGAAACTTCAGGTGCACGACCGGGCCTCGGCGGCGCTGCTGGCCCGCGACGCGGGGCTCGGAGCACCGGCGGCGGTGCCGTCCTGA
- a CDS encoding Cof-type HAD-IIB family hydrolase, whose translation MTSATRRPERPFSLVPPRLIATDLDGTLLRDDKSVSPRTVAALAAAEKAGIEVFFVTGRPARWMDVVSDHVHGHGLAICGNGAAVVDLHGGPGAHRFVKVRELARRNALDAVTLVREAAPGTVYAVEQTYGFHQEPDYPKMHLERPDTLAPAEELLAEGSVTAAEPVLKILAFHPEMDPDAFLTLARLAVGDRATVTRSSPSALLEISGPGVSKASTLALCCAERGISHEEVIAFGDMPNDVEMLTWAGRSYAMGNAHPDVLAAASGRTVANNEDGVAVVIERVLAEQG comes from the coding sequence GTGACCTCAGCGACCCGGCGGCCAGAGCGCCCCTTCTCCCTCGTCCCGCCCCGGCTGATCGCCACCGATCTCGACGGCACCCTGCTGCGCGACGACAAGTCCGTCTCCCCGCGCACGGTCGCCGCGCTGGCCGCCGCCGAGAAGGCCGGCATCGAGGTCTTCTTCGTCACCGGCCGCCCGGCCCGCTGGATGGACGTCGTCAGCGACCACGTCCACGGTCACGGCCTGGCGATCTGCGGCAACGGCGCGGCCGTGGTCGACCTGCACGGCGGCCCCGGCGCCCACCGCTTCGTCAAGGTCCGCGAGCTGGCCAGGCGCAACGCCCTGGATGCCGTGACGCTGGTGCGCGAGGCGGCGCCCGGCACGGTGTACGCGGTGGAGCAGACGTACGGCTTCCACCAGGAGCCGGACTACCCGAAGATGCACCTGGAGCGGCCCGACACGCTGGCGCCCGCCGAGGAACTCCTCGCCGAGGGTTCGGTCACCGCCGCCGAGCCGGTGCTGAAGATTCTCGCCTTCCACCCGGAGATGGACCCCGACGCCTTCCTCACCCTGGCCCGGCTCGCCGTCGGCGACCGCGCCACCGTGACCCGGTCCAGCCCCAGCGCCCTGCTGGAGATCAGCGGCCCCGGCGTCTCCAAGGCCAGCACGCTCGCGCTGTGCTGCGCCGAGCGCGGCATCTCCCACGAGGAGGTGATCGCCTTCGGCGACATGCCGAACGACGTCGAGATGCTGACGTGGGCGGGCCGTTCGTACGCGATGGGCAACGCCCACCCGGACGTCCTCGCCGCGGCGTCCGGCCGGACGGTCGCCAACAACGAGGACGGCGTGGCGGTCGTCATCGAACGGGTCCTGGCCGAACAGGGCTGA